The Aggregatilinea lenta genome includes a region encoding these proteins:
- a CDS encoding SH3 domain-containing protein, with protein MRAIHLILIIALIAIGLGPTVNPALAQGDEESESCGQLVQQVLTDMGTNCADIGPNTACYASQRVSRLFVDETTTDDVFSEPGNQTDITSLASISTAPFNPDDSEWGLALVNTRANIHNALDENVTYILFGDVEIENRVAPEDALQPVEPVSATTTSDADVYRAADATSEQLGVVLEGTEVQVDAVSPNGQWGRILYSDELVTYTAWVQLAALDASLNLDSLPTVDADTFASMQNIYLSNGYDTPDCSEALAPMMLIQAPENTQVDLRINDIDMRLESTVLLRVLPPGDTLEVIVLDGLLYLFPGTLRQVIVPPGHRSVGCQVNRSLPGGTNGAAAQNALCPFGPPDPLTEANLQFLIFLNLLPINILHYRIVIPIIIVGSGVGIVIITIILPPLSLRPVCRLCNRGNLPDNICERFRCPAP; from the coding sequence ATGCGTGCCATTCATCTTATTTTGATCATCGCGTTGATTGCAATTGGTCTCGGACCGACCGTCAACCCTGCCCTGGCGCAAGGCGACGAAGAATCAGAGAGCTGCGGTCAACTCGTCCAGCAAGTGCTAACCGACATGGGGACAAACTGCGCCGACATCGGACCCAATACCGCTTGCTACGCCTCGCAACGGGTTAGTCGGCTGTTTGTCGATGAAACCACCACAGACGATGTCTTCAGCGAGCCAGGGAACCAGACTGATATCACGTCGTTGGCGAGTATTTCCACCGCGCCCTTCAATCCGGACGACTCTGAGTGGGGCCTCGCCCTCGTCAATACCCGCGCCAACATTCACAATGCCCTCGACGAGAACGTCACCTACATTCTGTTTGGGGATGTGGAGATAGAGAACCGGGTTGCTCCAGAGGATGCGCTGCAACCGGTCGAACCGGTCAGCGCGACCACGACGTCGGATGCGGACGTCTACCGCGCGGCGGATGCCACGTCGGAACAACTCGGCGTTGTGCTCGAAGGGACTGAAGTCCAGGTCGATGCGGTCAGCCCGAACGGCCAGTGGGGACGCATTCTCTACAGCGACGAGCTGGTGACGTATACCGCGTGGGTACAGCTTGCGGCGCTCGATGCAAGTCTCAATCTCGACTCTCTGCCTACGGTTGACGCAGATACCTTTGCGTCGATGCAGAATATCTACTTAAGCAATGGGTACGATACGCCCGACTGCTCTGAAGCCCTCGCGCCCATGATGCTCATCCAGGCCCCGGAGAACACCCAGGTTGACCTGCGCATCAACGATATCGACATGCGCCTGGAATCGACGGTCCTGCTCCGAGTGCTGCCGCCCGGAGATACCCTCGAGGTCATCGTGCTGGACGGGCTGCTCTACCTGTTCCCCGGCACGCTGCGGCAAGTCATTGTTCCGCCAGGGCATCGCTCCGTTGGCTGTCAGGTGAATCGCAGCCTACCGGGTGGCACGAATGGCGCCGCCGCCCAGAATGCACTCTGCCCGTTCGGCCCGCCCGATCCGCTCACGGAAGCCAACCTGCAGTTTCTCATCTTCCTGAATCTGCTGCCGATCAACATTCTGCACTATCGCATCGTCATCCCGATCATTATCGTGGGATCTGGTGTCGGGATTGTGATTATCACCATCATCCTGCCGCCATTGTCACTGCGCCCGGTATGCCGGTTGTGCAACCGGGGCAATCTGCCGGATAACATCTGCGAGCGCTTCCGCTGTCCGGCACCATAG
- a CDS encoding DVU_1557 family redox protein: MTTHADLADSHDWVCGRCNCALEIKKVNVSYMGSSFPVDLPICPQCGQVFVPEALATGKMAQVEQTLEDK, translated from the coding sequence GTGACCACTCATGCCGATCTGGCGGACTCTCATGACTGGGTCTGTGGCCGGTGCAACTGTGCGCTGGAAATCAAAAAGGTCAATGTCTCATATATGGGCAGCAGCTTCCCCGTCGATCTGCCCATCTGCCCCCAATGCGGGCAGGTATTTGTACCCGAAGCGCTGGCTACGGGCAAAATGGCCCAGGTGGAGCAGACCCTGGAAGACAAATGA
- a CDS encoding ROK family transcriptional regulator: MLSANHLLVLQHIHRQPEITRTDLGDLTQLSAATIARLVGDLRERNYVTEDRLSEPYAGRGRPSVALSINPEAGYVVGVEFGHDHITLCIADATGDVVHNATGRGLPFEPTDSVMDALSNTVTQMVESAHIPWLKVRAVGVALHGVASAQGDWFPWTHDPYPAQRYLTQRFNRLVYVEDISRAFAEAEHRFGAGVGSPDMIYIFIGSRGIGAGIFVNNMLLKSSLGVCGEIGHLMVAKDGVLCQCGNRGCLETVATHDAVVERLRVQLEQGVMSTLKNDADLSFARMCEAARAGDKAAHIALDELAHYLAEALSGTVNIVGSTLVLVGGQLRMAGDSFLADLRSALHQQVLPALAQRLEIKYAALPLHAGAWGVAAQVLDAAWANGSFIQGDD, encoded by the coding sequence ATGTTATCGGCCAATCATCTCCTTGTGCTTCAACATATCCACCGTCAGCCTGAGATTACGCGAACTGATCTGGGCGACCTCACGCAGTTGAGCGCTGCTACAATTGCTCGTCTGGTCGGCGACCTGCGCGAGCGAAACTATGTGACCGAAGACCGTCTCAGCGAACCTTATGCCGGGCGCGGGAGGCCTTCGGTTGCATTGAGCATCAATCCTGAGGCTGGCTATGTCGTGGGTGTAGAGTTCGGCCATGACCATATTACGCTCTGTATTGCCGACGCGACTGGCGACGTCGTGCACAATGCGACTGGGCGCGGTCTTCCGTTTGAGCCAACAGACAGCGTGATGGACGCTTTGAGTAACACTGTCACCCAAATGGTCGAGTCGGCGCACATCCCCTGGCTAAAAGTGCGGGCGGTCGGAGTGGCATTGCACGGCGTCGCAAGCGCTCAGGGCGATTGGTTCCCCTGGACGCACGATCCGTATCCCGCCCAACGCTATCTCACGCAGCGATTCAACCGGCTGGTCTACGTCGAGGACATCTCGCGCGCCTTTGCCGAAGCCGAGCACCGGTTTGGCGCGGGCGTTGGCAGCCCGGATATGATTTACATCTTCATTGGAAGTCGGGGCATTGGCGCGGGAATCTTCGTGAATAACATGCTGCTCAAAAGCTCACTAGGCGTTTGCGGAGAAATCGGACATTTGATGGTTGCCAAAGATGGCGTGTTGTGCCAGTGTGGAAACCGAGGGTGCCTTGAAACCGTCGCTACCCACGACGCAGTCGTCGAACGCCTGCGCGTTCAGCTCGAACAAGGCGTGATGTCCACCCTGAAAAATGATGCGGACCTCTCGTTTGCCCGGATGTGCGAAGCCGCCCGTGCAGGGGACAAGGCAGCGCACATCGCTTTGGACGAACTCGCGCATTACCTGGCCGAAGCCCTGTCAGGCACCGTCAATATTGTAGGCTCGACGCTGGTGCTGGTTGGCGGTCAACTGCGGATGGCGGGCGACAGCTTTCTTGCCGACCTCCGAAGCGCACTCCACCAGCAGGTCCTTCCCGCCCTCGCCCAACGACTGGAAATCAAGTATGCGGCGCTGCCGTTACATGCTGGGGCCTGGGGCGTCGCCGCCCAGGTGTTAGATGCCGCCTGGGCCAACGGAAGCTTTATCCAGGGCGACGATTAA
- a CDS encoding DVU_1553 family AMP-dependent CoA ligase encodes MNLTPLEPWIATKIGVEPTRLARSDLEAYQLAKLQETIQILREKSPFYRNHLADYPTELTSLDDLATFPFTTANDLQREPLQFLCVSQSDVRRVVTLQSSGTTGSPKRLFFSHADQELTLDFFHIGMSTFANPGDRVLILLPAERSGSVGDLLALALGRRGAHGIRHGLVRDVAHTLDTLFSEGANSLVGVPTQVLALARSVEARRFPIPPVQTALLTMDHVPVSIVNHLEQVWPCTVYNHYGMTEMGLGGGVECEARRGYHWREADLYIEIVDPRSGMPVAEGELGEIVFTTLTRQAMPLLRYRTGDMSCVIPDPCPCGTCLKTLARVHSRIRNSVPIGTASYLAMADLDEILFPVDPVLDFTASLETAGGQNHLKLHVHLTETPHEHALTMIRAALDAIPAIRSGQLGLTLTAEDGCGNLSPNHGKRAIRFHPEDPGAGQ; translated from the coding sequence ATGAATCTGACGCCGCTCGAACCCTGGATCGCCACCAAGATCGGAGTTGAGCCAACGCGGCTTGCCCGGTCTGACCTGGAGGCATATCAGCTCGCGAAATTGCAGGAAACGATCCAGATTCTGCGGGAGAAAAGCCCGTTTTATCGCAACCATCTGGCAGACTATCCCACCGAGCTAACCAGTCTGGATGACCTGGCGACGTTTCCGTTTACCACCGCGAACGATCTGCAGCGAGAGCCTTTGCAGTTTCTGTGCGTCTCACAGAGCGACGTCCGGCGTGTGGTCACCTTGCAGAGTTCAGGAACCACCGGATCGCCGAAGCGTCTCTTCTTCTCCCACGCCGATCAAGAACTCACGCTCGATTTCTTCCATATCGGGATGTCCACCTTTGCGAACCCTGGCGATCGCGTGCTCATTCTACTACCTGCGGAACGCTCCGGCAGCGTGGGCGATCTGCTGGCCCTTGCGCTCGGACGCCGGGGTGCACATGGCATCCGGCACGGCCTTGTGCGCGATGTTGCGCATACACTCGACACATTGTTCAGCGAGGGCGCGAATTCTCTGGTAGGTGTGCCAACCCAGGTGCTGGCGCTGGCCCGATCAGTGGAAGCCCGGCGTTTCCCGATCCCACCCGTGCAGACGGCGCTGCTGACGATGGATCACGTCCCTGTGAGTATCGTAAACCATCTGGAGCAGGTGTGGCCCTGTACGGTTTACAATCACTACGGCATGACGGAAATGGGGCTGGGCGGAGGGGTTGAGTGCGAAGCCCGGCGCGGCTACCATTGGCGCGAAGCAGACTTATACATTGAGATCGTCGACCCACGTTCGGGCATGCCGGTTGCCGAGGGGGAGCTGGGTGAGATTGTGTTCACGACGCTGACCCGTCAGGCAATGCCTCTCCTGCGTTATCGAACAGGCGATATGAGCTGCGTTATACCCGATCCGTGCCCCTGTGGAACGTGTCTGAAAACGCTGGCGCGTGTCCATAGCCGCATCCGGAACTCTGTTCCGATCGGCACCGCATCCTACCTTGCGATGGCCGATCTGGACGAAATCCTTTTTCCCGTTGATCCCGTTCTGGATTTCACCGCTTCGCTGGAAACGGCGGGCGGTCAAAACCACCTCAAGCTGCATGTTCATCTCACCGAGACACCGCACGAACACGCTCTGACAATGATACGCGCGGCCCTTGACGCGATTCCGGCCATTCGTTCCGGTCAACTGGGCCTCACCCTGACTGCCGAAGACGGTTGTGGTAACCTGTCACCCAACCACGGGAAGCGAGCTATCAGGTTCCATCCAGAAGATCCGGGCGCTGGTCAGTAA
- the trsS gene encoding radical SAM (seleno)protein TrsS → MTSSRDLAGAKTESVCPECLARISAERVVHGDNVYLKKRCPQHGEFETIIWRGDPAYVTWSHPKTPSYPQTPFTPVGQGCPFDCGLCPEHRQQTCTALLEVTQRCNLRCPVCFADAGSRDPDPSLDVIAGWYQRLLDAGGPYNVQLSGGEPTLRDDLPDIVALGRSRGFGFIQINTNGLRLADDPDYVAALKQAGLSSVFLQFDGTDDSIYQNLRGASLLSKKIAAIDHCAQHQIGVILVPTLVPGVNVSAVGAIIDFALNRIPAVRGVHFQPVSYFGRYPRMPGDDQRITIPEVIRAIETQTGGRIPRTVFEPPGCENARCSFHGNFVLMPDGRLHSWSQHAPTQSGCCQPGSAADGAARARSFVATRWISPDAIQPLSKGPSLGQWDVVLERTRTHTFTISGMAFQDAWTLDLERLRDCCIHTVSPDGRIIPFCAYNLTSREGQALYRGRHESDAARTLDRHQDRS, encoded by the coding sequence ATGACCTCCAGTAGGGACCTTGCCGGAGCCAAAACTGAGAGCGTTTGTCCTGAATGTCTGGCGCGTATTTCCGCAGAGCGCGTCGTACATGGCGACAATGTTTATCTCAAGAAGCGTTGTCCGCAACATGGGGAATTCGAGACGATTATCTGGCGCGGTGATCCAGCCTATGTGACCTGGAGCCATCCTAAAACGCCGTCATACCCGCAAACTCCTTTCACGCCGGTTGGCCAGGGCTGCCCCTTTGACTGTGGATTGTGCCCCGAACATCGTCAGCAAACCTGCACAGCGTTATTGGAAGTCACACAGCGCTGCAATTTACGGTGCCCGGTCTGTTTTGCCGACGCGGGCAGCCGCGACCCGGATCCCTCTCTGGACGTGATCGCCGGGTGGTACCAGCGCTTGCTCGACGCCGGAGGCCCCTATAACGTTCAGCTCTCCGGTGGCGAACCGACCCTGCGCGATGATTTGCCCGATATTGTGGCGCTCGGACGGTCGCGGGGATTTGGCTTCATCCAGATTAACACGAATGGGTTGCGCCTGGCTGACGATCCGGACTATGTCGCAGCGCTAAAACAGGCGGGATTATCTTCGGTGTTTTTGCAGTTCGATGGCACAGACGACAGCATTTACCAGAACCTGCGCGGCGCCAGCCTGCTGTCGAAAAAAATCGCCGCCATCGACCACTGCGCGCAGCACCAGATCGGCGTGATCCTGGTGCCAACCCTCGTGCCCGGCGTGAACGTGTCGGCTGTCGGCGCGATCATCGATTTCGCCCTCAACCGCATACCGGCAGTGCGGGGTGTTCATTTTCAACCCGTCAGCTACTTTGGCCGTTACCCACGCATGCCCGGCGACGATCAGCGTATTACTATTCCGGAGGTCATCCGCGCCATCGAAACCCAGACCGGTGGCCGTATCCCACGGACTGTTTTTGAACCGCCCGGATGCGAAAATGCGCGCTGTTCGTTTCATGGCAATTTTGTGCTGATGCCGGACGGTCGTTTACACTCCTGGTCGCAGCATGCCCCGACTCAATCAGGCTGCTGCCAACCGGGCAGCGCTGCCGACGGGGCGGCGCGAGCGCGCAGCTTCGTTGCGACCAGGTGGATCTCACCGGACGCTATCCAGCCACTGTCAAAGGGGCCGAGCCTGGGACAGTGGGATGTGGTTCTGGAACGCACTCGCACGCACACGTTCACTATCTCTGGCATGGCATTTCAGGACGCCTGGACACTCGATCTGGAACGCCTGCGCGACTGCTGCATTCATACCGTCAGCCCTGATGGCCGGATCATTCCCTTCTGTGCATATAACCTGACCAGCCGCGAGGGGCAAGCGCTGTATCGAGGTCGCCATGAATCTGACGCCGCTCGAACCCTGGATCGCCACCAAGATCGGAGTTGA
- the trsM gene encoding DVU_1556 family methyltransferase → MSHDCCRVYEHDATRTITGNTIRPGGIALTEVALGHCTLLSGTRVLDVGCGAAATIEYLTDTRRVRAIGLDLSWALLSASCQRRRDLPVTQANGENLPFPSGSFDILLAECCLSLMDDGDRALAEFARVLRAGGTLILSDIYARNSDEIPIARRLPLACCLSKALSLEWLQTRLIHHHLRMTLWEDHTAALNSLAAQIIFAHGSLEHFWRTLVGDSLNAHALTGVTARLKPGYFLLLAQKET, encoded by the coding sequence ATGAGCCACGACTGCTGCCGTGTCTATGAACACGACGCCACGCGCACGATCACGGGCAATACGATTCGCCCAGGTGGGATCGCGCTGACTGAGGTTGCGCTGGGTCATTGCACGCTGCTGTCAGGAACCCGCGTGCTGGATGTGGGCTGTGGCGCTGCGGCCACCATCGAGTATTTGACCGATACCCGGCGTGTTCGTGCCATCGGGCTGGACCTCTCGTGGGCGCTGTTGTCGGCAAGCTGCCAACGCCGCCGCGACTTACCGGTTACACAGGCCAATGGCGAGAACTTGCCCTTTCCGAGTGGTTCGTTTGATATCTTACTGGCCGAGTGCTGCCTGTCGCTTATGGATGACGGTGATCGTGCGTTGGCCGAATTCGCTCGTGTCCTGCGCGCTGGCGGAACCCTGATCCTCAGCGATATATATGCGCGTAATAGCGATGAAATCCCAATCGCGCGTCGTCTGCCGCTGGCATGTTGTTTGAGCAAGGCCCTGTCGCTCGAGTGGCTTCAAACCCGGCTCATCCACCACCATCTGAGGATGACGCTGTGGGAAGACCATACGGCAGCTCTCAACAGCCTCGCCGCGCAGATCATTTTCGCTCATGGGTCACTGGAGCACTTTTGGAGAACGCTGGTGGGTGATAGCCTGAACGCACACGCGTTGACCGGAGTGACAGCGCGCCTCAAGCCGGGTTACTTCTTGTTGTTAGCCCAAAAAGAAACGTGA
- a CDS encoding DVU_1555 family C-GCAxxG-C-C protein: protein MDDLMRMLKLKQQGFYCSQILVSMGLDDLGKTNLDVVRAARGLAGGLGFAGETCGALTGGACLLGLHFGKGTVEEKEDPRLDPMVQALVSWFKDEYGQQYGGIRCNDILANDPSNMPARCPGMVVGTYQKVQALLAEADSEFGDQEL from the coding sequence ATGGACGATCTGATGCGTATGCTGAAACTCAAACAGCAGGGGTTTTATTGCAGCCAGATCCTGGTGAGTATGGGGCTAGACGATCTGGGAAAAACCAATCTGGATGTAGTCCGGGCCGCACGTGGATTGGCCGGAGGACTGGGTTTTGCTGGTGAGACCTGTGGGGCACTGACCGGTGGGGCCTGTTTGCTAGGATTGCATTTCGGTAAAGGCACAGTGGAGGAAAAAGAGGATCCACGCCTGGATCCGATGGTGCAGGCGCTGGTCAGTTGGTTTAAGGACGAATACGGGCAGCAGTACGGCGGCATTCGGTGTAACGACATCCTGGCGAATGATCCATCCAATATGCCTGCGCGCTGTCCGGGCATGGTGGTAGGGACCTATCAGAAGGTGCAGGCATTGCTGGCTGAGGCTGATTCTGAATTTGGTGATCAGGAGTTATGA
- a CDS encoding DegT/DnrJ/EryC1/StrS family aminotransferase: MEKLAILGGTPVKQTPFPAWPQYDDHERQALSGVLDSGVWWRTPGTQTLNFEREFAQYHQAKHGIACTNGTAALEIAMAALGIGPGDEVIVPDYTFIATVSAVLFAGALPVLVDVDPDTYCLDPDCVEAAITERTRAIIPVHVGGHPADLDRLMAIAKKHKLYLVEDSSHAHGSEWKGHKVGSIGDVGTFSFQQSKLMTAGEGGVIVTNDDDLEVRLRSVHDCGRMPGEWFYSHFIYGSNYRLSEWQGAVLRQQLQRLDAQAAIRTRNAAVLDAALAEIEGIVPQKSDERCTRNGHYCYIFRYDKAAFAGVPTGRFIEALAAEGMPTQASYPPIHDLDLFKNGAYRQRLAPEQAREDHAFLTAEFPHTNRLAEDTVWVVHRALLGSDEDTAQLVDAVKKIQRHAGELLA, from the coding sequence ATGGAAAAACTGGCGATCCTGGGGGGAACTCCCGTCAAACAGACCCCATTTCCAGCGTGGCCGCAGTATGATGATCACGAGCGGCAGGCGTTGTCAGGCGTCCTTGACAGCGGGGTATGGTGGCGCACGCCAGGCACACAAACGTTGAATTTTGAGCGTGAGTTTGCGCAGTACCATCAGGCGAAACACGGTATCGCCTGCACCAATGGGACGGCGGCGCTTGAAATCGCGATGGCAGCGCTGGGCATTGGGCCGGGCGACGAGGTCATTGTTCCCGACTACACCTTTATCGCGACGGTCAGCGCGGTTTTGTTCGCGGGCGCGCTGCCGGTGTTGGTGGATGTGGACCCTGACACGTATTGCCTGGACCCGGACTGTGTGGAAGCGGCCATCACGGAACGAACCAGGGCGATTATCCCGGTGCACGTGGGCGGTCATCCCGCTGACCTGGACCGGCTGATGGCCATCGCCAAAAAGCATAAGCTCTACCTGGTTGAGGACAGCTCTCACGCCCACGGCAGCGAATGGAAAGGCCACAAAGTTGGCTCCATCGGCGATGTGGGCACGTTTAGCTTCCAGCAAAGCAAGCTGATGACGGCGGGCGAGGGCGGCGTTATCGTCACCAACGACGACGATCTCGAAGTCCGGCTTCGTTCGGTGCACGACTGCGGACGTATGCCCGGCGAGTGGTTCTATTCCCATTTCATTTACGGCTCCAACTATCGCCTGAGCGAGTGGCAGGGCGCGGTGCTCCGCCAGCAGCTTCAGCGCCTGGATGCCCAGGCCGCGATCCGGACCCGGAATGCGGCGGTTCTTGACGCGGCGCTGGCAGAGATTGAAGGCATCGTGCCGCAAAAGTCGGACGAGCGCTGCACGCGCAACGGTCACTATTGCTACATCTTCAGATACGACAAAGCCGCATTCGCGGGTGTGCCTACCGGGCGATTTATCGAGGCGCTTGCCGCAGAAGGCATGCCCACGCAGGCAAGTTACCCGCCCATTCACGACCTGGATCTATTCAAAAATGGCGCTTACCGCCAGCGGCTGGCCCCCGAACAGGCCCGCGAAGATCATGCCTTTCTCACCGCTGAGTTTCCGCACACGAACCGGCTGGCAGAGGATACGGTGTGGGTCGTGCATCGTGCTTTGCTGGGGTCGGACGAAGATACGGCGCAGCTTGTGGACGCCGTCAAGAAGATTCAACGCCATGCTGGGGAGCTATTGGCGTGA
- a CDS encoding pyridine nucleotide-disulfide oxidoreductase/dicluster-binding protein: MINLTDQKKLRELEAQCIQDHAPPCRAACPVHVDVRALLAAAGQGDFAGAYRILARAVPFPGVIGHVCDQPCRSVCTRGEVGEPIEIAALERACVELNPSGLEPLKRLPARGQRVAVVGAGLSGLTVAFDLARKGYDVTVFEATDRLGGSLWQVPELDLPRDVILADLAVLDTLGLDIRLNTPVSGEGALEALLETYAAVYIGTGLASAAEKAFFGGEAGHNPRTFQTSRAGVFLGGSLLRPAASRSYITAISDGRRAAISIDRYAQRVSLEASRTNEGPYTTQLYTNTEEVTPSGSVPVADPRRGYDADAAIQEARRCLQCECMECVKVCEYLAHYGGYPRRYVREIYNNLSIVMGERHANRLINSCALCGLCAEVCPTDLDMGAICAEARRVMVSQNRMPASAHEFALRDMAFSQSDQCTVVRHQPDFAASRYVFFPGCQLSGSDPQHVAAVYGYLRSTLSGGVGLWLDCCGAPAEWAGRTDLMQTSLEAFQAQYDALGSPTLVLACSTCYQVFKTHLPDVALVSLWEVFDEHGLPETRPASRVGVVSIHDPCTTRHEPQMHDSVRRIVGQLGYAIDELALSRERTTCCSYGGLMWFANHELAQNVIRRRVTENQADYVTYCAMCRDLFASQGKRTLHVLDLIFGEEQASRPGYSQRRENRARLKRTVLNALWGETVTGQEDYERLNVTMSADVLARLEERLILRSDVEQVIAYAERTGNWLLNPETGHRLAHYRPATVTYWVEYAPEESAHVVFNAYCHRMDVAEDVKP, translated from the coding sequence ATGATTAACCTGACCGATCAAAAAAAGCTGCGCGAACTGGAAGCCCAGTGCATTCAAGACCACGCTCCCCCCTGCCGGGCCGCTTGCCCGGTGCACGTTGATGTGCGCGCTCTGCTCGCCGCCGCAGGCCAGGGTGACTTTGCCGGGGCTTATCGGATTTTGGCCAGAGCCGTACCGTTCCCTGGCGTGATCGGCCATGTGTGCGATCAACCGTGCCGGAGCGTTTGTACGCGAGGCGAAGTCGGAGAACCGATTGAGATCGCGGCCCTGGAGCGCGCGTGCGTCGAACTGAACCCCAGCGGCCTCGAACCCTTGAAAAGACTACCGGCTCGCGGGCAGCGAGTGGCCGTCGTCGGGGCGGGACTCAGCGGCCTGACCGTGGCCTTTGATCTGGCGCGCAAGGGCTACGATGTGACTGTGTTTGAAGCGACGGATCGCCTGGGTGGTAGTCTGTGGCAGGTGCCGGAGCTGGATTTGCCGCGTGATGTCATTCTGGCTGATCTGGCTGTCCTGGATACCTTGGGTCTGGACATACGCCTGAATACACCTGTCTCCGGCGAGGGCGCGCTGGAAGCCCTGCTGGAGACCTACGCGGCGGTCTATATCGGCACCGGCCTTGCCTCGGCAGCAGAAAAAGCGTTCTTTGGGGGTGAAGCCGGACATAACCCGCGAACCTTCCAGACCAGCCGGGCGGGCGTGTTTCTCGGCGGCAGTTTGCTGCGTCCGGCGGCCAGCCGCTCCTACATCACCGCGATTTCTGACGGACGGCGCGCGGCCATCTCGATCGATCGCTACGCGCAGCGTGTCTCGCTTGAAGCCTCGCGCACGAACGAAGGACCTTATACCACACAGCTTTACACCAACACCGAGGAGGTTACCCCGTCGGGCAGCGTGCCGGTTGCGGATCCCCGGCGTGGTTACGACGCAGACGCCGCCATTCAGGAAGCGCGGCGCTGCCTGCAATGCGAGTGCATGGAATGCGTGAAGGTGTGCGAGTACCTCGCGCACTATGGGGGTTATCCCAGGCGCTACGTGCGGGAAATATACAACAATCTGTCCATCGTGATGGGCGAGCGCCACGCCAACCGGCTGATCAACTCGTGCGCGTTGTGTGGTTTGTGTGCGGAGGTGTGCCCAACCGATCTGGATATGGGCGCGATCTGCGCGGAGGCGCGCCGGGTCATGGTGTCGCAGAACCGGATGCCAGCCTCGGCGCACGAATTCGCGCTGCGCGACATGGCTTTTAGCCAGAGCGACCAGTGCACCGTGGTGCGTCACCAACCCGACTTCGCCGCCAGCCGCTACGTGTTTTTTCCGGGTTGCCAGTTGAGCGGCTCCGATCCGCAGCACGTCGCCGCCGTCTATGGCTACCTGCGATCAACTTTGTCCGGCGGCGTGGGTCTGTGGCTGGATTGCTGCGGCGCGCCAGCCGAGTGGGCGGGACGCACGGACCTGATGCAGACATCGTTGGAAGCGTTCCAGGCCCAGTACGACGCGCTGGGAAGCCCCACACTGGTGTTAGCCTGTTCGACCTGCTATCAGGTGTTCAAGACCCATTTACCAGACGTAGCGCTGGTATCGCTGTGGGAAGTCTTCGATGAGCACGGGCTGCCAGAAACCAGGCCCGCGAGTCGGGTGGGCGTCGTGTCCATCCATGACCCCTGTACCACACGCCACGAACCGCAGATGCATGACAGTGTCCGGCGTATCGTGGGGCAGTTGGGGTATGCTATTGACGAACTGGCCTTGAGCCGCGAGCGGACCACCTGTTGCAGTTATGGCGGGCTGATGTGGTTTGCTAACCATGAGCTGGCCCAGAACGTCATCCGGCGGCGCGTCACCGAAAATCAGGCCGACTACGTCACTTACTGCGCTATGTGCCGCGACCTTTTTGCCTCGCAGGGCAAACGCACGTTGCACGTACTCGACCTTATATTTGGCGAGGAACAGGCTTCAAGGCCGGGCTATTCGCAGCGCCGTGAAAACCGCGCACGGCTCAAACGTACCGTGCTTAACGCGTTATGGGGAGAAACGGTGACCGGACAGGAAGACTACGAACGGCTCAACGTGACGATGAGCGCGGATGTTTTGGCGCGTTTGGAGGAGCGCTTGATTCTCCGGTCGGACGTGGAACAGGTGATTGCCTACGCCGAACGCACCGGCAATTGGCTGTTGAACCCAGAAACCGGCCACCGGCTGGCCCATTACCGGCCCGCGACGGTGACGTACTGGGTTGAATATGCCCCGGAAGAAAGCGCCCATGTCGTTTTTAATGCCTATTGCCATCGCATGGACGTGGCGGAGGATGTAAAGCCGTGA